Proteins found in one Microcella daejeonensis genomic segment:
- a CDS encoding AI-2E family transporter codes for MKITNAFRFGLFGGLGVLVALVIGSAIGSLASIITYIGAALFIALGLDPLISGLEKRGWPRWLAILTVLLGVLGLFAGLVFALVPVIVEQVTRLIRQIVDFVSEIESLESFIATVQTFVPVELLNVQDAVDAGIEFLSDPANLAEIGGGVLGVAVGVATGFFGGIIILILTLYFTASLNSMKQAMYRLVPASRREKFVHISEQVASAVGRYVVGQVSLALVNGVLSFVFLSIIGAAYPALFAFVAFLFSLVPLVGTISGSILIVLTQLVVNPESMSTVIAAAIYYLVYMQVEAYLLSPNIMNRAVKVPGSVVVIAALIGGTLLGVLGALIAIPVAASVLIIIDQVFVPRQQKL; via the coding sequence GTGAAGATCACCAACGCGTTCCGCTTCGGCCTCTTCGGCGGACTCGGAGTCCTCGTCGCGCTCGTGATCGGCAGCGCCATCGGCTCGCTCGCCTCGATCATCACCTACATCGGGGCCGCCCTCTTCATCGCGCTCGGCCTCGATCCGCTCATCTCGGGGCTCGAGAAGCGCGGCTGGCCGCGCTGGCTCGCCATCCTCACCGTGCTGCTCGGCGTGCTGGGCCTGTTCGCCGGGCTCGTCTTCGCGCTCGTGCCCGTCATCGTCGAGCAGGTCACCCGCCTCATCCGGCAGATCGTCGACTTCGTCAGCGAGATCGAGTCGCTCGAGTCGTTCATCGCGACGGTGCAGACCTTCGTGCCCGTCGAGCTGCTCAACGTGCAGGACGCCGTCGACGCCGGCATCGAGTTCCTCAGCGACCCCGCGAACCTCGCCGAGATCGGCGGCGGCGTGCTCGGGGTCGCCGTCGGCGTCGCCACGGGCTTCTTCGGCGGCATCATCATCCTCATCCTGACCCTGTACTTCACGGCCTCGCTCAACTCGATGAAGCAGGCCATGTACCGCCTGGTGCCGGCCTCGCGGCGCGAGAAGTTCGTGCACATCTCCGAGCAGGTCGCCTCGGCCGTCGGCCGCTACGTCGTCGGGCAGGTGAGCCTCGCCCTCGTCAACGGCGTGCTGAGCTTCGTCTTCCTCAGCATCATCGGCGCCGCGTACCCGGCCCTGTTCGCCTTCGTCGCGTTCCTGTTCTCGCTCGTCCCCCTCGTCGGCACGATCTCCGGCTCGATCCTCATCGTGCTGACCCAGCTCGTCGTGAACCCCGAGTCGATGTCGACCGTCATCGCCGCGGCGATCTACTACCTGGTCTACATGCAGGTGGAGGCGTACCTGCTGAGCCCCAACATCATGAACCGGGCGGTCAAGGTGCCGGGCTCGGTCGTCGTCATCGCCGCGCTCATCGGCGGAACCCTGCTCGGGGTGCTCGGCGCGCTCATCGCCATCCCCGTGGCAGCATCCGTCCTGATCATCATCGACCAGGTCTTCGTCCCGCGGCAGCAGAAGCTGTAG
- a CDS encoding DivIVA domain-containing protein has translation MASIDNEFGTEMRGYKRDEVDKALQELRRDVIKANGDRAETARELKRLQAVVDDLQAELDEVGRPTYAGLGTKLEQTLRLAEEQSTRVISQADIDAERVRSRAQDDAERAMADAHERVERLVAEAGERAAAAAETAQRTAEELLERARDDADQLVQEASREAAAIRGAVATEAAEARATAKREAAALRAEAERELAELRVVADREVSEARESAGALARETERERAVFESESATRRAQLEADLAGDRAALDAELGAARAAADAELARRTDEWNAEEDRRRDALEAEEERRRAALDEQETAVRAALEQELATRRSELEREIEAARADADRATTEQRTEAERYVRETRAEVDAYAADTRSAADAYALATRSEIDAYAAETRGGADAHALEVTTTADAHAHDVTAAADARALEVTEAADARGREVVAEAESRAAELVSQAEARANETTTTAEARAADVVSAAEARAAKVVAEAESRAAARTAEADARAAAVTAEAETRAAEVTAAAEARAVEVTSAADAHAHEARSSADAYAHRTRTDADAYAREKHSTADAHAADVRAGATAYAEQERGAADAEIAAARAEWAAHLADTRATLDAEVAQRRSDLEQEIARARADLQHELDAARTEQEREATARRDALAAEITDRQAAAAAEDARARAAADAERAEQRRALQAEADSQRAALARDRETQERALADAAAAAAAAAQHDADAQAARLARTAEEARIDLEVELTARRDEAEREHLARQQEAVAQTQKYLDEATAQLTDAQKRAAEARAEAESLARSARGDAEALRADADGRAREVLQNAEQRASAIVEEAEERTRQLVSEAEERLARIRVERDAVAGYLEGLRGVLSQAERISGSISDE, from the coding sequence GTGGCATCGATCGACAACGAGTTCGGCACCGAGATGCGCGGGTACAAGCGCGACGAGGTCGACAAGGCGCTGCAGGAGCTGCGCCGCGACGTCATCAAGGCGAACGGCGACCGGGCGGAGACCGCGAGGGAGCTGAAGCGGCTGCAGGCCGTCGTGGACGACCTTCAGGCCGAGCTCGACGAGGTCGGCCGCCCCACCTACGCCGGCCTCGGCACCAAGCTCGAGCAGACCCTGCGGCTCGCCGAGGAGCAGTCGACCCGCGTCATCAGCCAGGCCGACATCGACGCCGAGCGGGTGCGCTCCCGCGCCCAGGACGACGCCGAGCGGGCGATGGCCGACGCGCACGAGCGGGTCGAGCGTCTCGTCGCCGAGGCGGGCGAGCGCGCGGCGGCCGCGGCGGAGACCGCCCAGCGCACCGCGGAGGAGCTTCTCGAGAGGGCGCGCGACGACGCCGATCAGCTCGTGCAGGAGGCCTCCCGCGAGGCCGCCGCGATCCGCGGCGCGGTCGCCACGGAGGCCGCGGAGGCCCGGGCGACGGCGAAGCGCGAGGCCGCGGCACTGCGGGCGGAGGCCGAGCGCGAGCTCGCCGAGCTGCGCGTCGTGGCCGATCGCGAGGTCTCCGAGGCGCGCGAGAGCGCCGGCGCCCTCGCACGGGAGACGGAGCGCGAGCGCGCGGTCTTCGAGAGCGAGAGCGCGACCCGCCGTGCTCAGCTCGAGGCAGACCTGGCCGGCGATCGGGCGGCTCTCGACGCCGAGCTCGGTGCGGCGCGCGCCGCGGCCGACGCGGAGCTCGCCCGCCGCACCGACGAGTGGAACGCCGAGGAGGACCGCCGCCGCGACGCGCTCGAGGCCGAGGAGGAGCGTCGACGCGCTGCCCTCGACGAGCAGGAGACCGCGGTGCGGGCCGCGCTCGAGCAGGAGCTCGCCACCCGCCGCTCGGAGCTCGAGCGCGAGATCGAGGCGGCCAGGGCCGACGCCGACCGCGCGACGACCGAGCAGCGCACCGAGGCGGAGCGCTACGTGCGAGAGACGCGCGCCGAGGTCGATGCCTACGCCGCCGACACCCGCAGCGCCGCCGACGCCTACGCCCTGGCGACCCGCAGCGAGATCGACGCCTACGCCGCCGAGACGCGGGGCGGCGCCGATGCGCACGCCCTCGAGGTGACGACGACGGCCGACGCCCACGCGCACGACGTCACCGCCGCCGCCGACGCCCGCGCACTCGAGGTCACCGAGGCCGCCGATGCCCGCGGACGCGAGGTCGTCGCCGAGGCGGAGTCGCGGGCGGCGGAGCTCGTCTCTCAGGCCGAGGCCCGGGCGAACGAGACCACCACGACCGCCGAGGCCCGCGCGGCCGACGTCGTCAGCGCCGCCGAGGCGCGGGCCGCGAAGGTCGTCGCCGAGGCGGAGTCGCGCGCCGCCGCCCGCACGGCAGAGGCCGACGCCCGGGCCGCCGCCGTGACCGCCGAGGCCGAGACCCGCGCGGCCGAGGTGACGGCGGCAGCGGAGGCCCGCGCGGTCGAGGTCACGAGCGCCGCCGACGCCCACGCCCACGAGGCCCGCTCGAGCGCCGACGCCTACGCTCACCGCACGCGCACCGACGCCGACGCCTACGCCCGGGAGAAGCACTCGACGGCCGACGCCCACGCGGCCGACGTGCGCGCGGGCGCCACCGCGTACGCCGAGCAGGAGCGCGGCGCCGCCGACGCCGAGATCGCGGCGGCGCGCGCCGAATGGGCCGCCCACCTCGCCGACACGCGGGCGACGCTCGACGCCGAGGTCGCGCAGCGTCGCAGCGACCTCGAGCAGGAGATCGCCCGTGCCCGCGCCGATCTGCAGCACGAGCTGGACGCGGCGCGGACGGAGCAGGAGCGCGAGGCGACCGCGCGTCGGGACGCGCTCGCCGCCGAGATCACCGATCGGCAGGCCGCCGCCGCGGCGGAGGACGCCCGAGCGCGCGCCGCCGCCGATGCCGAGCGCGCCGAGCAGCGCCGCGCGCTCCAGGCCGAGGCGGATTCCCAGCGAGCGGCTCTCGCCCGCGACCGCGAGACCCAGGAGCGCGCCCTGGCCGACGCGGCCGCCGCGGCGGCCGCCGCCGCCCAGCACGATGCCGATGCCCAGGCGGCCCGTCTCGCGCGCACCGCCGAGGAGGCGCGCATCGATCTCGAGGTCGAGCTCACCGCCCGCCGCGACGAGGCCGAGCGCGAGCACCTCGCCCGCCAGCAGGAGGCGGTCGCGCAGACCCAGAAGTACCTCGACGAGGCGACGGCGCAGCTCACCGACGCTCAGAAGCGGGCCGCCGAGGCGAGGGCCGAGGCCGAGAGCCTCGCGCGCAGCGCGCGCGGCGACGCCGAAGCGCTGCGCGCCGATGCCGACGGCCGCGCGCGGGAGGTGCTGCAGAACGCCGAGCAGCGCGCATCCGCCATCGTCGAGGAGGCGGAGGAGCGCACGCGCCAGCTCGTCTCGGAGGCCGAGGAGCGCCTCGCGCGCATCCGGGTGGAGCGCGACGCCGTGGCGGGATATCTCGAGGGCCTGCGCGGAGTACTGTCGCAGGCAGAGAGGATCTCCGGCTCGATCAGCGACGAGTAG